The proteins below come from a single Aegilops tauschii subsp. strangulata cultivar AL8/78 chromosome 6, Aet v6.0, whole genome shotgun sequence genomic window:
- the LOC109742518 gene encoding protein BTR1 translates to MEAPGSPYASSPESAPKRAPRSSPPPPQDRPDADHDAAEPEDDKEKPTHLRFLVSNTAAGCIIGKGGSTINDFQSQSGARIQLSRSHEFFPGTNDRIIMVSGLFDEVVKAMELVLEKLLSEGEESNEAEARPKFRLVVPNSSCGGIIGKGGATIKSFIEDSHAGIKISPQDNNFVGLHDRLVTITGPLNSQMRAIHLILSKLSEDVHYPPNLSSPFPYAGLGFPSYPAAVPVGYMIPQVPYNNAVNYGPNGYAAGGGGGGRYQNNKPGTPVRSPANNDAQESHTIGVADEHIGAVVGRAGRNITEIIQASGTRIKISDRGDFIPGTSDRKVTITGTSEAIQAAEAMIMQRVTASQER, encoded by the exons aTGGAGGCCCCGGGCTCCCCCTACGCCTCCTCGCCCGAGTCCGCGCCCAAGCGCGCGCCCCGCTCCTCCCCGCCGCCCCCGCAGGACCGCCCCGACGCCGACCACGACGCCGCCGAGCCCGAAG ATGACAAGGAGAAGCCAACGCATTTGAGGTTTCTGGTGTCTAATACAGCAGCAGGATGTATTATTGGCAAGGGTGGTTCAACTATTAATGACTTCCAATCTCAGTCTGGGGCTCGTATTCAATTATCGCGCAGCCATGAGTTTTTCCCTGGTACAAATGACAGAATCATCATGGTCTCTGGACTGTTTGACGAAGTAGTTAAGGCCATGGAGTTGGTTCTTGAGAAACTCTTATCAGAG GGGGAAGAATCTAATGAAGCTGAAGCTAGGCCTAAATTTAGACTTGTAGTTCCTAACAGCTCATGTGGTGGAATTATTGGTAAAGGAGGAGCAACAATCAA GTCATTTATTGAAGATTCACATGCTGGAATCAAGATTTCACCACAGGACAACAACTTTGTTGGTTTGCATGATAGGCTTGTTACTATCACAGGACCCTTAAACAGTCAGATGCGAGCCATACATTTGATATTAAGCAAATTGTCTGAGGATGTTCACTACCCACCGAATTTGAGTTCCCCATTTCCATATGCAG GCCTTGGTTTCCCTAGTTACCCTGCGGCTGTTCCTGTTGGCTATATGATTCCACAGGTGCCATATAATAATGCTGTGAACTATGGACCTAATGGGTAtgctgctggtggtggtggtggtggaaggTACCAAAACAACAAG CCTGGTACACCTGTTAGATCACCTGCTAATAATGATGCCCAAGAATCACACACCATAGGTGTTGCTGACGAACACATCGGTGCAGTTGTAGGGCGTGCAGGAAGGAACATAACAGAGATCATTCAG GCTAGTGGTACCAGGATTAAGATATCAGATAGGGGCGATTTCATACCTGGCACATCTGACAG GAAAGTGACGATAACTGGAACATCAGAGGCCATCCAGGCGGCCGAGGCGATGATCATGCAGAGGGTGACGGCCAGTCAGGAGAGGTGA